One Burkholderia sp. PAMC 26561 genomic window carries:
- the pdxA gene encoding 4-hydroxythreonine-4-phosphate dehydrogenase PdxA, giving the protein MEPASRSLSIAITTGEPAGVGPELTVAALADAATRWPEVKFSVLADRDLMTQRAGTSSWLSGDASIKIEHHALSVPVVAGKLNAANGRYVLGLLDTAIDGAVSGRFDAIVTAPLQKSTINDAGVPFTGHTEYLAERTHTPRVVMMLAGTGERPLRVALATTHLPLKDVSAALTVDGIVETLSIIHRDLKAMFGLPAPRILVTGLNPHAGENGYLGREEIDVITPALLRARELGIDAPGPYPADTLFQPRYLKDADCVLAMFHDQGLPVLKYATFGEGINVTLGLPIIRTSVDHGTALDLAGTGRADPGSLIVAIDTAVAMARHRRAA; this is encoded by the coding sequence ATGGAACCAGCAAGCCGCTCACTGTCCATAGCCATCACCACCGGGGAGCCGGCCGGCGTTGGTCCTGAACTGACAGTGGCGGCCCTGGCTGACGCGGCTACACGCTGGCCAGAAGTAAAGTTCTCGGTGCTCGCCGACCGCGATCTGATGACCCAGCGCGCGGGTACATCGTCGTGGCTTTCCGGCGATGCGTCGATCAAGATTGAACACCATGCGCTGAGCGTTCCCGTTGTAGCGGGCAAGCTCAATGCTGCGAACGGGCGCTACGTGCTTGGTCTGCTCGATACGGCCATCGACGGCGCGGTCAGCGGACGGTTCGACGCCATCGTCACGGCGCCGCTGCAGAAAAGCACCATCAACGACGCCGGCGTTCCCTTCACCGGCCACACCGAATATCTCGCCGAGCGCACGCATACCCCGCGCGTGGTCATGATGCTCGCAGGCACTGGCGAACGGCCGTTGCGCGTCGCGCTCGCCACCACACACTTGCCGCTGAAGGATGTATCGGCGGCGCTGACGGTGGATGGCATCGTCGAAACGCTGAGCATCATTCATCGCGACCTGAAGGCCATGTTCGGCTTGCCCGCGCCGCGCATTCTCGTCACCGGCCTGAATCCGCACGCGGGCGAAAACGGCTATCTCGGCCGCGAGGAAATCGATGTCATCACCCCGGCGCTGTTGCGCGCGCGCGAACTGGGAATCGATGCACCGGGTCCGTATCCCGCCGACACGCTGTTTCAGCCGCGCTATCTGAAAGACGCCGATTGCGTGCTTGCCATGTTCCACGATCAGGGCCTGCCGGTCCTGAAGTACGCAACCTTCGGCGAAGGCATCAACGTGACGCTCGGCTTGCCGATCATCCGTACTTCCGTCGATCACGGCACCGCGCTCGATCTCGCCGGCACGGGCCGGGCAGACCCGGGCAGCCTGATCGTCGCCATCGATACCGCTGTTGCCATGGCGCGCCATCGTCGCGCGGCCTGA
- a CDS encoding aminoglycoside phosphotransferase family protein, with amino-acid sequence MTPQTPDFRLTQLHDWLQTVAERYALDLATLAPASTDASFRRYFRLAAQSEFGNTLIAVDAPPPEKCREFVQVAGLLRDAGVHVPHILETDLNAGFMLVTDLGTTTYLSVLDEKNARPLMRAAIDSLIKFQVTSREGVLPAFDEAFLRREMELMPEWFVAKHLGHTLETAERKVLDDTFNVLVQSALAQPQVFMLRDFMPRNLMVADPNPGVLDFQDAVYGPLSYDIASLLRDAFISWEEEFELDCFVYYWEGARKAGLPVDADFGEFYRQIEWMGLQRHIKVLGLFARIYHRDGKPQYLADLPRFIGYARKVSERYRPLRPFARLLDTLEGRAVDVGYTF; translated from the coding sequence ATGACGCCCCAAACCCCTGATTTTCGCCTTACACAGCTTCACGACTGGCTGCAAACCGTGGCCGAGCGGTACGCACTGGATCTTGCCACGCTTGCTCCTGCTTCCACCGACGCCAGTTTCCGCCGCTATTTCCGGCTGGCCGCGCAAAGCGAGTTCGGCAACACGCTGATTGCCGTCGATGCCCCGCCGCCCGAAAAGTGCCGCGAGTTTGTCCAGGTGGCAGGCTTGCTGCGCGACGCGGGCGTGCATGTTCCGCACATCCTCGAAACCGATCTTAATGCCGGCTTCATGCTCGTCACGGATCTGGGCACCACGACCTACCTCTCCGTGCTCGACGAAAAAAACGCCCGGCCGTTGATGCGCGCGGCTATAGATTCATTGATCAAGTTCCAGGTGACATCGCGGGAAGGCGTCTTGCCCGCTTTCGACGAAGCGTTCTTGCGCCGCGAAATGGAACTGATGCCCGAGTGGTTCGTCGCGAAGCATCTTGGCCACACGCTGGAAACCGCCGAGCGCAAGGTGCTCGACGACACGTTCAACGTCCTCGTGCAAAGCGCGCTGGCGCAACCGCAGGTCTTCATGCTGCGCGACTTCATGCCGCGCAACCTGATGGTGGCCGATCCCAATCCCGGCGTACTCGACTTCCAGGACGCGGTGTATGGGCCGCTCAGCTATGACATTGCCTCGCTGTTGCGCGATGCGTTCATAAGCTGGGAAGAAGAGTTCGAGCTCGACTGCTTCGTCTACTACTGGGAAGGCGCGCGCAAAGCCGGCTTGCCCGTCGATGCCGATTTCGGCGAGTTCTACCGGCAGATCGAGTGGATGGGATTGCAGCGCCATATCAAGGTGCTGGGACTGTTCGCGCGGATTTATCATCGCGATGGCAAGCCGCAGTATCTGGCTGATTTGCCGAGGTTTATCGGCTATGCACGCAAGGTGTCCGAGCGCTACAGGCCGTTGCGGCCGTTTGCGCGCCTGCTCGATACGCTCGAAGGCCGCGCCGTGGATGTGGGATATACGTTTTGA
- a CDS encoding LPS-assembly protein LptD — protein MPPRQLSKQVLSRESRDQRPRRRRLFAALIAVPGLMPALANAQLSGAAADTQPLGDPWSLRLAPQLEERPLRQGDQPATFVLGNRTSGTADQDMAAKGAAELRRNTSVIKSDALHYDQDTDMADAYGNVRIFNNGNTFIGPEAHLKVEANEGYMTNPKYRFNLSNGSGSAARADLIDNEQTRVDHGTYTACSCETDPAWYIKGTSFDFDTGANEGVAHNGVLFFQGVPVFASPWMSFPLTGERRSGILPPTVSLNSTTGFEVSLPYYFNIAPNRDLLVTPRLMTRRGIQLQSTFRYLSPTYSGTITGEFLPNDMQTHTNRYAIYIQHQQNFGGGFAGYINYNKVSDSQYPEDLGNAANQFLNGTQVLYQQEAGLTYNNGPWSIIAREQRWQTLPPAVAPYAREPQLNVLYNKYNVGGFDYGAEMDYTRFTTTVDDATKGQRAVFNPYLSYSVTGPGYFVTPKVQYHLASYNLSQLGSTASGTPVGQPKSLTESIPTVSFDTGLVFDRSVTVFGQDYIQTLEPRLYYVYTPYRNQEFAPVFDTGEADFSLAEIYTPNTYAGNDRIADANRLTVGLTSRFINPATGDERARFVIAQQYYFQPQRVTIAEGQSLDQAKHSDLIVGASFKLGAGFSQETAFQYNADNNQLVRSSIGFGFSPEARKVINIGYRYTRANETTLSTQPINQILVSAQWPITRHIYSVGRVNYDLASHRLVDGLLGFQYDADCWTLGLGVQRYANGVNSTGSNSAGTRVLAQMTFKGLSNVDNGLTAAFRAGVNGYTPPPPPPAPLARYTNYE, from the coding sequence ATGCCGCCACGACAGCTTTCCAAACAAGTTTTATCGCGCGAGTCGCGTGATCAGCGGCCACGCAGGCGGCGGCTGTTCGCAGCGCTGATCGCGGTGCCTGGCCTCATGCCGGCGCTTGCCAACGCGCAGCTATCGGGCGCGGCAGCAGACACTCAGCCGCTCGGGGACCCGTGGAGCCTGCGTCTCGCTCCCCAGCTCGAAGAACGCCCGCTGCGGCAAGGCGATCAGCCTGCCACGTTCGTACTGGGCAACCGCACTTCAGGCACGGCTGACCAGGACATGGCGGCGAAGGGAGCCGCGGAGCTGCGCCGCAACACGTCGGTGATCAAGTCCGATGCGCTGCATTACGACCAGGACACCGACATGGCCGATGCTTACGGCAATGTCAGGATCTTCAACAACGGCAATACGTTCATTGGCCCGGAAGCGCACTTGAAGGTGGAGGCGAACGAGGGTTACATGACGAACCCGAAGTATCGCTTCAACTTGTCGAACGGCTCGGGCAGCGCTGCGCGAGCGGACCTGATCGACAACGAGCAGACCCGCGTGGACCACGGCACTTACACGGCGTGTTCGTGCGAGACGGACCCGGCGTGGTACATCAAGGGCACGTCGTTTGACTTCGATACCGGCGCGAACGAAGGCGTGGCCCATAACGGCGTGTTGTTCTTCCAGGGCGTGCCGGTGTTCGCGAGCCCGTGGATGTCGTTTCCGCTGACCGGCGAACGCCGCAGCGGGATCTTGCCGCCTACGGTATCGCTGAATTCGACGACCGGTTTTGAAGTCTCGCTGCCGTATTACTTCAACATCGCGCCGAACCGCGACCTGCTGGTAACGCCGCGCCTGATGACGCGGCGCGGGATTCAGTTGCAGTCGACCTTCCGGTATTTGTCGCCTACGTATTCGGGCACGATCACCGGGGAATTCCTGCCGAACGACATGCAGACGCATACGAACCGTTATGCGATCTACATTCAGCATCAGCAGAATTTCGGCGGCGGATTCGCGGGTTACATCAACTACAACAAGGTCTCGGACAGCCAGTATCCGGAAGACCTGGGCAACGCCGCGAACCAGTTCCTGAACGGCACGCAAGTGCTGTATCAGCAGGAAGCCGGGTTGACCTACAACAATGGCCCGTGGTCCATCATCGCCCGCGAGCAGCGCTGGCAGACCCTGCCGCCGGCCGTGGCGCCGTATGCGCGCGAGCCGCAGTTGAACGTGCTGTACAACAAGTACAACGTAGGCGGTTTCGACTACGGCGCGGAGATGGATTACACGCGCTTCACTACCACCGTCGACGATGCAACGAAGGGCCAGCGCGCGGTCTTCAACCCGTACTTGAGCTACAGCGTCACGGGCCCGGGTTATTTCGTCACGCCAAAGGTCCAGTACCATCTGGCGTCGTATAACCTGAGCCAGCTTGGCAGCACGGCTTCCGGGACGCCCGTGGGCCAGCCGAAGAGCCTGACGGAATCCATCCCCACTGTCAGCTTCGACACGGGCCTGGTATTCGATCGCTCGGTCACGGTGTTTGGGCAGGACTACATCCAGACGCTGGAACCGCGGCTGTACTACGTGTACACGCCGTATCGGAACCAGGAGTTCGCGCCTGTCTTCGATACCGGCGAGGCCGACTTCAGCCTTGCCGAAATCTACACGCCGAACACTTACGCGGGTAATGACCGCATCGCGGATGCAAACCGTCTCACGGTCGGCCTGACTTCGCGTTTCATCAACCCGGCAACGGGCGACGAACGTGCGCGTTTTGTGATCGCGCAGCAGTATTATTTCCAGCCGCAGCGCGTGACGATTGCGGAAGGCCAGTCGCTGGATCAGGCGAAGCACTCGGACCTGATCGTGGGTGCGTCGTTCAAGCTGGGCGCGGGTTTTTCGCAGGAAACTGCGTTCCAATATAATGCCGACAACAACCAGCTCGTGCGCTCGAGCATTGGTTTCGGCTTCAGTCCCGAAGCGCGCAAGGTCATCAATATTGGCTACCGGTACACGCGGGCGAACGAAACCACGTTGTCCACCCAGCCGATCAACCAGATCCTGGTCTCGGCACAATGGCCGATCACGCGACACATTTATAGCGTCGGCCGGGTGAACTACGATCTGGCGAGCCATCGTCTCGTCGACGGGCTGCTGGGCTTCCAGTACGATGCCGACTGCTGGACGCTCGGCCTCGGCGTGCAGCGTTACGCAAACGGTGTCAATAGCACGGGCAGTAACAGCGCTGGTACCCGAGTGCTGGCTCAAATGACGTTCAAGGGCCTGTCGAACGTCGATAATGGTCTGACCGCGGCGTTCCGTGCCGGCGTCAACGGCTACACACCGCCGCCGCCGCCGCCCGCGCCGCTCGCGCGTTACACCAACTACGAATGA
- a CDS encoding peptidylprolyl isomerase, which yields MSNMNKFKWTTFAASACAAAFLTGPVAHAQALSATPGGVQIADSVVAVVNNDVITERELNDRSNLIVRRLQQQNAPVPPAAQLQRQVLDQMVLERIQLQKAKEDNITIDAPTVQRTLERLAQQNQMTLDVYRARIEAQGVPWDTFQRDARTELTLSKLREKEVDSKITVSDAEVANYVASQRGPNAGGGNDLHLQHIMFKVPENASQADIAAIQAKAEAVLKDAQSGSDFAKLAKNNTQDTDAAKGGDLGFRTQASLPASIVTAVATLRPNQVNPQLIRTDGGFEIIKLVERRTGQGQAADAPKLVQTHVRHILLRVTDGTSEPAARQKLLEIKADVAKGGDFANYARTYSSDGSASQGGDLGWISPGETVPEFERAMNNLKDGEVSDPVRSEYGYHLIQVLGRREAEGSVQQQLDLARQAIGQRKAEQAYSDWLRELRDTAYVQYKGAAAQQALNQ from the coding sequence GTGTCAAACATGAACAAGTTTAAGTGGACAACGTTCGCGGCAAGCGCATGCGCCGCGGCTTTCCTGACCGGCCCGGTGGCGCACGCTCAGGCGTTGTCGGCCACACCGGGCGGCGTGCAGATAGCGGACTCCGTCGTCGCGGTTGTGAACAATGACGTGATCACCGAGCGCGAGCTCAATGACCGCAGCAACCTGATCGTGCGCCGTCTGCAGCAGCAGAACGCGCCGGTGCCGCCGGCCGCGCAGTTGCAACGCCAGGTGCTCGATCAGATGGTGCTGGAACGCATTCAGTTGCAGAAGGCGAAGGAAGACAACATCACCATCGACGCGCCCACGGTGCAGCGCACGCTTGAGCGTCTCGCCCAGCAAAACCAGATGACGCTCGACGTTTACCGCGCGCGCATCGAGGCGCAAGGCGTGCCCTGGGACACCTTTCAACGCGATGCCCGCACGGAGCTGACGCTCTCGAAGCTGCGCGAGAAAGAGGTGGACAGCAAGATCACAGTGTCGGACGCGGAAGTGGCGAACTACGTCGCGAGTCAGCGCGGACCGAACGCAGGCGGTGGCAACGACCTGCATCTGCAGCACATCATGTTCAAGGTGCCGGAAAACGCATCGCAGGCTGACATTGCTGCAATCCAGGCGAAGGCCGAAGCCGTGTTGAAGGACGCGCAGAGCGGTTCGGATTTCGCGAAGCTCGCGAAGAACAACACGCAGGACACCGATGCCGCCAAGGGCGGCGATCTCGGTTTCCGCACGCAGGCTTCGTTGCCGGCATCGATCGTGACGGCGGTGGCGACGCTGCGTCCGAACCAGGTGAATCCGCAACTGATCCGTACCGACGGCGGCTTCGAAATCATCAAGCTGGTCGAGCGCCGCACGGGTCAGGGTCAGGCTGCCGATGCGCCCAAGCTCGTGCAAACGCACGTTCGTCACATTCTGCTGCGCGTGACCGATGGCACGTCGGAACCGGCAGCGCGTCAAAAGCTGCTTGAAATCAAGGCAGACGTGGCGAAGGGCGGCGATTTCGCCAATTACGCACGGACTTACTCTTCGGACGGCTCGGCATCGCAGGGCGGTGATCTCGGCTGGATCAGCCCGGGTGAAACCGTGCCGGAATTCGAGCGCGCCATGAACAACCTGAAAGACGGCGAAGTCAGCGATCCGGTGCGTTCGGAATACGGCTATCACCTGATCCAGGTGCTCGGACGCCGCGAAGCAGAAGGCTCGGTGCAGCAACAGCTTGATCTGGCGCGTCAGGCCATCGGTCAGCGCAAGGCCGAGCAAGCTTATTCCGACTGGCTGCGTGAACTGCGTGACACCGCTTACGTCCAGTACAAGGGCGCCGCCGCACAGCAGGCCCTGAACCAGTAA
- a CDS encoding FitA-like ribbon-helix-helix domain-containing protein, whose amino-acid sequence MATLTIRNLDDQIKALLRVEAARHGRSMEEEVRVILQNALAGTANATGFGSRVHQRFAGLADKGLTLPERSGQPRAAEFPE is encoded by the coding sequence ATGGCAACACTGACAATTCGCAATCTCGATGACCAAATCAAGGCTCTTCTTCGGGTTGAAGCTGCTCGGCACGGCCGCTCCATGGAAGAAGAAGTGCGAGTGATTTTGCAGAACGCATTGGCCGGAACCGCCAACGCGACCGGTTTCGGCAGCCGCGTTCACCAACGTTTTGCAGGCCTTGCGGACAAGGGCCTGACGTTGCCGGAACGATCGGGCCAGCCGCGGGCAGCTGAGTTTCCGGAATGA
- the murU gene encoding N-acetylmuramate alpha-1-phosphate uridylyltransferase MurU, with protein sequence MIFAAGRGERMRPMTDSCPKPLLKVGGKALIVWQIERLAAAGFEVIVINHAWLGRMLQSNLGNGSRWGVEIRYSHEMHALETAGGIGKALPLLETQGEPAIFLAVSGDVFCDFDYASLRTRVPSMALASEPAMHLVMVTNPPFHKLGDFALEPNGTLSLDGPARFTFGNIGLYDTRMFRDLAPGTRRALTPYYQETVKAGRATGELYEGQWENVGTVAQLEALDRALRGK encoded by the coding sequence ATGATTTTTGCCGCAGGCCGCGGCGAGCGCATGCGTCCAATGACGGATTCGTGTCCCAAGCCGCTGCTGAAAGTCGGCGGCAAGGCGCTGATTGTCTGGCAGATCGAACGGCTGGCGGCGGCGGGGTTTGAAGTCATCGTGATCAATCACGCGTGGCTCGGGCGCATGCTTCAATCGAATCTTGGCAACGGTTCGCGTTGGGGCGTCGAGATTCGTTACTCGCACGAAATGCACGCGCTGGAGACGGCTGGCGGGATTGGCAAGGCTTTGCCGCTGCTGGAAACGCAAGGCGAGCCGGCGATATTCCTGGCGGTGAGCGGCGACGTTTTCTGCGATTTCGACTACGCGAGCTTGCGCACGCGTGTCCCGTCGATGGCGCTCGCATCCGAGCCGGCGATGCATCTGGTCATGGTGACGAATCCCCCGTTTCATAAGCTCGGTGACTTTGCGCTCGAGCCCAACGGCACGCTTTCGCTCGACGGCCCGGCACGCTTCACGTTCGGCAATATCGGTTTGTACGATACCCGCATGTTTCGCGATCTCGCGCCAGGAACACGGCGTGCATTGACGCCGTATTACCAGGAGACGGTCAAGGCGGGGCGGGCAACCGGCGAGCTTTATGAAGGACAGTGGGAGAACGTAGGAACCGTGGCGCAGCTCGAGGCGCTGGATCGGGCGCTGCGGGGCAAGTAG
- a CDS encoding type II toxin-antitoxin system VapC family toxin: protein MIVLDTNVLSEIMRANPDENVLTWLDSQYAHELHITSITVSELLYGVARLAHGKRKTALRGAIESMLDGELAGRVLAFDEAAARCYAILVAEREAQGRPISSADAQIAAICHSRDAVLATRNGKDFEATGVPVIDPWTAA from the coding sequence ATGATTGTGCTGGACACAAACGTCTTGTCGGAAATCATGCGCGCCAACCCCGACGAAAACGTGCTCACCTGGCTCGATTCTCAATACGCGCACGAGCTGCACATCACATCCATTACGGTCTCGGAATTGCTGTACGGCGTTGCGCGGCTCGCGCACGGCAAACGCAAAACCGCGCTGCGTGGCGCAATAGAATCGATGCTCGACGGTGAGCTGGCTGGCAGGGTGCTAGCCTTCGACGAAGCTGCCGCGCGCTGCTACGCGATCCTCGTAGCGGAACGCGAAGCGCAAGGCCGGCCGATCAGTTCCGCCGATGCGCAAATTGCCGCGATCTGTCATAGCCGCGATGCAGTACTTGCCACGCGAAACGGCAAGGACTTTGAGGCAACCGGAGTTCCAGTTATCGATCCCTGGACAGCGGCGTAG
- the rsmA gene encoding 16S rRNA (adenine(1518)-N(6)/adenine(1519)-N(6))-dimethyltransferase RsmA yields MSIKHQGHFARKRFGQNFLVDQGVIDSIVDVIDPKRGERMVEIGPGLAALTAPLIERLSTPESPLHAVELDRDLIGRLEKRFGELLALHAGDALAFDFGSLALEGDTPSLRIVGNLPYNISSPLLFHLTAFAPKVIDQHFMLQDEVVDRMIAEPGTKDFGRLTVMLQYRYSIDKLIDVPPESFNPPPKVNSAIVRMIPYAPNELPDVDDKVLGEVVLAAFSQRRKMMRNTLGVYRDRVDFDALGFDLSRRAEEVPVAEFVKLAQMVAQARSN; encoded by the coding sequence ATGTCCATCAAGCACCAGGGCCACTTCGCGCGCAAGCGCTTCGGGCAGAACTTCCTCGTTGACCAGGGCGTGATCGATTCGATCGTCGATGTCATCGATCCCAAACGCGGCGAACGCATGGTCGAGATCGGGCCGGGACTGGCCGCGCTGACCGCGCCGTTGATCGAGCGGCTGTCCACGCCCGAGTCGCCGCTGCACGCGGTCGAGCTCGATCGCGACCTGATCGGGCGGCTTGAAAAGCGTTTTGGCGAACTACTCGCATTGCACGCTGGCGATGCACTCGCGTTCGACTTCGGCTCGCTCGCGCTGGAAGGCGACACGCCGTCGCTGCGGATTGTCGGGAACTTGCCGTACAACATTTCCAGCCCACTGCTGTTCCACCTCACGGCGTTTGCGCCGAAGGTCATCGATCAGCATTTCATGCTGCAGGACGAAGTCGTGGACCGGATGATCGCCGAGCCGGGAACGAAGGACTTCGGCCGGTTGACGGTGATGCTGCAGTACCGCTATTCAATCGACAAGCTGATCGACGTCCCGCCCGAATCGTTCAATCCGCCGCCGAAGGTGAACTCCGCGATCGTCCGCATGATTCCGTATGCGCCGAACGAACTGCCCGATGTCGATGACAAGGTGCTCGGCGAAGTCGTGCTGGCCGCGTTCTCGCAGCGCCGCAAGATGATGCGCAATACGCTGGGTGTGTATCGTGACCGGGTCGACTTCGATGCACTCGGCTTCGATTTGTCGCGACGTGCGGAAGAAGTGCCGGTGGCCGAATTTGTGAAGCTCGCGCAGATGGTGGCGCAGGCGCGTAGTAATTAA
- the purB gene encoding adenylosuccinate lyase, with protein MSDIHPDTLFALTALSPLDGRYAAKTEALREWLSEYAFMKHRVKVEIHWLIALSQAGFDEVPAFSSESEDFLLQLAERFTAHDAARIKDIEKVTNHDVKAVEYWLKESVKGQLELERASEFIHFACTSEDINNTSHGMMIAGAREHVLLPALRSVHDRLIKLAHANAAQPMLSRTHGQPASPTTLGKEMANVAARLQNAIERIAEVPVLAKMNGAVGNFNAHLSAYPDFDWEEFAEGVIEDRLQLTFNPYTIQIEPHDYMAELFDAISRANTILLDLDRDVWGYISVGYFKQRLKAGEIGSSTMPHKVNPIDFENSEGNLGLANAMLRHLADKLPISRWQRDLTDSTVLRNIGVAFGYSLLSYDSLVRGLDKLEVNAARLNEDLDNCWEVLAEPVQTVMRRYGVANPYEQLKELTRGKGITREGLQTFINGLAIPDDAKKLLLDMTPASYVGKAVELAKRIA; from the coding sequence ATGTCCGATATCCATCCCGATACCCTCTTCGCGCTCACCGCGCTGTCGCCGCTCGACGGCCGTTATGCCGCCAAAACCGAAGCGCTGCGGGAATGGCTGTCCGAATACGCGTTCATGAAACATCGCGTGAAGGTCGAGATTCACTGGCTGATCGCGCTGTCGCAAGCCGGATTCGACGAAGTGCCTGCGTTCTCCTCCGAGTCCGAAGACTTCCTGCTGCAGCTCGCCGAGCGCTTTACCGCGCACGATGCCGCGCGCATCAAGGACATCGAAAAGGTCACGAACCACGACGTGAAAGCCGTCGAGTACTGGCTAAAGGAATCCGTGAAGGGCCAGCTGGAACTCGAGCGCGCAAGCGAATTCATCCACTTTGCGTGCACGTCGGAAGATATCAACAACACGTCGCACGGCATGATGATCGCGGGCGCTCGCGAACACGTCCTGCTGCCGGCACTGCGCTCGGTGCACGACCGGCTGATCAAGCTCGCTCACGCCAACGCCGCGCAACCCATGCTCTCGCGCACGCATGGCCAGCCCGCGAGCCCGACCACGCTCGGCAAGGAAATGGCGAACGTGGCAGCGCGGTTGCAGAATGCTATCGAGCGGATTGCAGAAGTGCCGGTGCTTGCCAAGATGAACGGCGCGGTCGGCAACTTCAACGCGCATCTGTCGGCGTATCCGGATTTCGACTGGGAAGAATTCGCGGAAGGCGTGATCGAGGACCGGCTGCAACTCACGTTCAATCCGTACACCATCCAGATCGAGCCGCACGATTACATGGCCGAACTGTTCGATGCCATCTCGCGCGCCAATACGATCCTGCTCGACCTCGATCGCGACGTCTGGGGCTACATCTCGGTGGGCTATTTCAAGCAGCGGCTCAAGGCGGGAGAGATCGGGTCATCGACCATGCCGCACAAGGTCAATCCCATCGACTTCGAAAATTCCGAGGGCAATCTGGGCCTCGCCAACGCCATGCTGCGCCATCTCGCCGATAAACTCCCCATCTCACGCTGGCAGCGCGACCTGACGGATTCCACTGTGTTGCGCAACATCGGTGTGGCGTTTGGCTATTCGCTGCTTTCGTACGATTCGCTGGTACGCGGACTCGACAAGCTCGAAGTCAACGCGGCGCGGCTGAACGAAGATCTGGATAACTGCTGGGAAGTGCTGGCGGAACCGGTGCAAACGGTGATGCGCCGTTATGGCGTAGCCAATCCATACGAACAACTGAAGGAACTGACGCGCGGCAAGGGCATTACGCGCGAAGGCTTGCAGACGTTTATCAATGGACTCGCGATTCCTGATGACGCGAAGAAGCTGTTGCTGGACATGACGCCGGCGTCATACGTGGGGAAAGCGGTGGAGCTGGCCAAGCGGATCGCCTGA
- a CDS encoding porin, with protein sequence MKTLGISETKSRFIQWRSQWCKLGIAVLPVALSCGSSHAQSSVTLYGVADVSMRYLSNADAQGNGRFLMGPGGMSESRWGIKGVEDLGGGWSTMFKLENRFFLNNGQSDPTMPFFNEAQIGIQSTSYGQVVIGRQYNVMIEGITMGGYSSNPWIPYDFNFQPEVTMTGGIWSSNQIQYHGRFKDFRISTAYSFSGNAGMMSYGSQYGVAAAFTPGGGPVSIGGAFKETKDSINGSDAKAWTVGGSYTWNKTRFALGYIVNQNDKGFTTFANGPFSAPGLAALKYSDFKRRRMILGGITQEVGSTWHFAANVWRTLQDGKAQSQDGSAWQYQLVADYDLSKRTDVYLEADYSRYKGDLIGAQLQGVNAPGLAQKSTQIGVMTGIRHRF encoded by the coding sequence ATGAAAACTCTAGGAATTTCTGAGACAAAAAGCAGATTCATCCAATGGCGTTCGCAATGGTGCAAGTTGGGCATTGCCGTACTGCCTGTAGCGTTGAGTTGCGGATCGAGCCACGCGCAGTCAAGCGTGACGCTCTACGGTGTCGCTGACGTCAGCATGCGCTATCTCTCGAATGCCGACGCTCAGGGTAATGGCCGCTTCCTCATGGGCCCGGGCGGTATGAGCGAAAGCCGCTGGGGCATCAAGGGCGTGGAAGATCTCGGGGGCGGCTGGTCGACCATGTTCAAGCTCGAAAACCGCTTCTTCCTGAACAATGGCCAGAGCGATCCGACCATGCCGTTCTTCAACGAAGCGCAGATCGGCATTCAGTCGACATCGTATGGACAGGTTGTGATCGGCCGCCAGTACAACGTGATGATCGAAGGCATCACCATGGGCGGCTACTCAAGCAACCCATGGATTCCATACGACTTCAACTTCCAGCCCGAAGTGACCATGACGGGCGGCATCTGGAGCAGCAACCAGATCCAGTATCACGGCAGGTTCAAGGACTTCCGCATTTCCACCGCGTATTCGTTCAGCGGCAACGCCGGCATGATGTCCTATGGCAGCCAGTACGGCGTGGCCGCGGCGTTCACACCCGGAGGCGGACCCGTCTCGATTGGCGGCGCGTTCAAGGAAACCAAGGACTCGATCAACGGAAGCGATGCCAAGGCGTGGACCGTCGGCGGATCGTACACGTGGAACAAGACGCGGTTCGCACTGGGTTATATCGTCAATCAGAACGACAAGGGCTTCACCACGTTCGCCAACGGACCGTTCTCTGCGCCCGGGCTGGCCGCGCTGAAATATTCGGACTTCAAGCGCCGCCGGATGATCCTTGGCGGCATCACGCAAGAGGTGGGCAGCACCTGGCATTTCGCGGCGAACGTGTGGCGCACGCTGCAGGACGGCAAGGCGCAATCGCAGGACGGTTCGGCGTGGCAGTACCAGCTCGTCGCGGATTACGACTTGTCCAAGCGTACCGACGTCTATCTGGAAGCCGATTATTCGCGCTATAAGGGCGACCTGATCGGCGCGCAGTTGCAGGGCGTGAATGCGCCGGGCCTTGCGCAGAAAAGCACGCAAATCGGTGTGATGACCGGGATTCGCCATCGCTTCTGA